In a genomic window of Flexibacter flexilis DSM 6793:
- the purQ gene encoding phosphoribosylformylglycinamidine synthase subunit PurQ, with amino-acid sequence MKFGVIVFPGSNCDADMVHSLRHDLQQEVVQLWHKDTDLQGCDFVVLPGGFSYGDYLRSGAIARFSPIMQEVIAHANRGGYVLGVCNGFQILTEAGLVPGALLHNNSQQFICKNVYIKPATFQTAITQGLAAQAYKIPIAHGEGRYFASTQVIEELKANDQILFQYCDAQGVVAEEFNPNGAIDNIAGVCNKGRNVFGMMPHPERATSAALSNTDGRAIFESVLSVLA; translated from the coding sequence ATGAAATTTGGCGTAATTGTTTTTCCGGGTTCTAACTGCGATGCAGACATGGTGCATTCTTTGCGCCACGATTTACAACAAGAAGTCGTGCAACTTTGGCACAAAGACACTGACTTGCAAGGCTGCGATTTTGTGGTACTTCCAGGGGGCTTCTCTTATGGCGATTATTTGCGTTCGGGTGCGATTGCGCGTTTTTCGCCTATCATGCAAGAGGTGATTGCGCATGCGAATCGTGGTGGCTACGTGTTGGGCGTTTGCAATGGGTTTCAGATTCTGACAGAAGCAGGACTTGTCCCAGGTGCATTGTTACACAATAACAGCCAACAATTTATTTGTAAAAATGTGTACATCAAACCTGCCACGTTCCAGACGGCTATCACGCAGGGACTTGCCGCACAAGCTTACAAAATTCCGATTGCACATGGCGAAGGCCGTTACTTTGCTTCCACGCAGGTAATCGAAGAGCTAAAAGCCAACGACCAAATTTTATTTCAGTATTGCGATGCGCAAGGCGTTGTAGCTGAGGAATTTAATCCAAACGGTGCGATTGATAACATTGCAGGCGTTTGCAACAAAGGCCGTAACGTGTTTGGTATGATGCCACACCCCGAAAGAGCTACTTCGGCGGCACTTAGCAACACCGACGGACGCGCTATTTTTGAATCTGTGCTTTCGGTTTTAGCCTAA